A stretch of DNA from Hoeflea ulvae:
GGCTCGACCGAAATCGGCAAGCAGATCCTGCGCGAGGCCGCGGGCACGGTCAAACGCGTGTCGATGGAACTGGGCGGCAATGCGCCGTTCATCGTCTTTGACGATGCCGATCTCGACCGTGCGGTCGAAGGCGCGCTGATCGCGAAATTCCGCAATGCCGGCCAGACCTGCATCTGCACCAACAGGCTCTACGTCCAGTCGGGCATCTATGACCGGTTCACGAAACGCTTTGCCGAGCGGGTTGCCGCGCTCAACGTCGCGCCCGGCAACGAGGATGGCGCCGAACAGGGGCCGATGATCGATGAAGCGGCGCTGGCCAAGATGGAGGAGCTCGTCGGCGACGCCCTGTCCAAGGGTGCGAAGGTCGTCACCGGCGGCGACCGTCACGCCCGCGGCGGTCTGTTTTACGCCCCGACGGTGCTGTCGGATGCAAGCAGCGACATGCGTTTCACCCGCGAGGAAATCTTCGGGCCGGTTGCGCCTGTCTATCGTTTCGAGAGCGAAGACGAAGCAATCGCCGCTGCCAATGACACCGACTATGGCCTTGCGGCCTACGCCTATACCCAGGACCTGGCGCGGATGTTCCGCCTGCAGGACCAGCTCGAATATGGCCTGATCGGCATCAATGAAGTGCTGATCGTCAGCCCCGAGGCGCCCTTTGGCGGGCTGAAGGAATCCGGCCTGGGCAAGGAAGGCAGCTGGCAAGGCATCGACGATTATCTCGACACAAAATACACCTGCATCGGCGGGCTCTGAGCCGGCCTGGGGGCTGTGGTCACGCGGCCCCCTCTTCGGCAAGGTAATGTCCTGTTCTGCGGCTCTCCAAAGGCTAGCGCTCCTGCACCGCACGGCTCTCAGGGCTGACCAAGGTCGGTAGTGCGGCCAAAAAACCGTGTGCTACATTGGCCTGTGTCAATGGCAGCGCCGCTGCGAGAACCCTTGGACAGAGCGAGTCGAGCAGCATGGCAGGCGCCGGAAAATCCATCTCCCTCGTGTCTGCCGATCCCGCCGGCCCGACCCCGCACGACGGCATGAACGATATGCCGCGGCTTGGCGGCGAGATTTCGCCGCGCCGGCTGCAGATCTTTTGGGCGGTGGCGCATGTCGGCTCGATGACCAAGGCGGCCAAGATGCTCGGGGTCACCCAGCCGTCCCTGTCACAGCAGTTGAGCAGTCTCGAGGCAAGCGTCGGCTATCCGCTGTTTGAGCGCCGGTCCAACGCCATGCACCTGACCGAACTGGGCATCACCTTGTTGCCCAAGGCCGAGCATGTGCTGCGCAGCCTGCAGGAACTGGAAGACGAAGTCGCCCAGGGCAGCGGCGCACCGCGCCACACGGTGCGCATCGCCGGCGCCACGTCTGCAATGCGCACCATCGTTCCGCCGGCGCTGCTGGCGATCGGGCGCAGCCTGCCCAATCTGGACTTCGACCTGCATGAGGGCTCGCCGGGCGAAGCGCTCGATCTTCTCTATGCCAGGCGCGTCAATCTCGGCATTCTGGCAGCAGCGGCGGCGATGGAACTGAGCGCCGGCTTCCAGCAGACCACCATCCATGAGGACCCCTATGTGCTCATCGTGCCTGACGAGATCGACCTCGGCGATGTCGGCGATCCGGTCCGTGAACTGTCGCCGGGAAACCTGCACCTGCTCAACAGCACCGTGCAATTCGTCTACGGGACCCAGCACACGCGGCTGATCCAGGACTGGTATGATGCCGTGTTGCCAAACAACCGCGTCACCGCCCGCGCCCGCAGTTTCGAGCTCGCGATCGAAATGGTCCGGCACCGGCTCGGGGTCTGTGTCGCCCCGGCCCTGTCAGTTGCCGGAAACGGCGGCAGCAAGGGGCTGCGGGTCTATCACACCGGGCTTGAAGCGCGGCGGGTGGCAGCGATCTACCCTTCGCAATACCGTCGCCAGGAGCCCTATGCGCAGTTGATCGACCAGCTTGAAAGTGCTGGCAGCCGGATCGAATTGCCGGCATGCGAGCCGATACCGCCCTTCGTCGCCGCAGTCACCGGCCACCGGCGGACATAGGCGCGGGTTATGGCAGCTATAGATTGTCGCGCCTTCGTCATCCTGATTAGCTGATCAGGCAGGATTACTCCTGCAGACCAGATCCGTCCCAAACGGGCGGACTATATCCGGAGGAAAATGCAATGGCTTGGAAAACACCGAAAGTTGCCGAAGTTCAGGTTGGCATGGAAATCAACATGTACGCCTGCGCAAAGCAGAAGTGATCTGTTGCCTGCTGCGGGAGGCCGGACACGATGCTGCGCATCATAGTTTTGGGGTCCGCAGCAGGCGGCGGAATACCTCAGTGGAACTGCAACTGCGTGACCTGCCGGGTCGCGCGTGATGCACCGGACATGCACAGCGGACAGGTTTCGCTGGCCGTCTCGGCCGATGACGGACGCCACTGGTTCCTGATCAATGCCTCGCCGGACTTGCGTCAGCAAGTGCTTGCGACACAGCAATTGGCGCCATCAGTCGGACATGTCCGCCACACTCCGATTGCTGGGGTGATCCTGACCAATGGCGAGGTCGATGCGGTGGCGGGATTGCTGTCGATGCGCGAAGGCTCGCCCTTTGCCATCCACGCCAATGCCCGGGTGCTGGACATTCTCGCTGCCAACCCGATCTTCAATGTTCTCAACCCCGAGCGGGTCAAGCGGCTGCCAATGCCGCTGGACGAGCCTTTTGAGCCCGTCTTGCCGGACGGGACCGGCTCGGGGCTCGAGGTGACGGCTTTCGAGGTTCCGGGCAAGGTGGCCTGGTATCTCGAACGGGACGCCAGCATTCCGCGCTACACACCCGGCGACACCGTCGGGCTGACGCTGCGGGCCCGCACCGGCGGCCCGGAAGTGCATGTTCTGACAGCCTGCGCAGGGGTGACGCCCGATCTGGCTAAGCGGCTGCGCGGTTCGGCGCTGGTGTTTTTCGACGGCACGTTGTGGCGTGACGACGAGATGATCGAGGCGGGGCTGGCGCAAAAGACCGGGCAAAGCATGGGGCATCTGTCGATGTCGGGTCCCGACGGGACCATTGCCTTGCTCGAGCCGCTGGCGATTGACCGCAAGGTCTTTGTTCACATCAACAATTCCAACCCGGCGCTGCTGCCGGGTTCACCCGAGCGGCAGGCGGTCGAGGCCGCCGGTTGGATCATGCCCGAATTGGGCCAGGAGTTCGCGACGTGACCGCTCAAACCGCCATCCCGACCGAGCCGAACGAACCCCTGGACAGCCCCGAGGCGCTGGAGCGCCGGCTGCGCTGGATCGGCGCCACCCGCTATCATTCGCTGCACCCGTTTCACAAGCTGTTGCACGGCGGCAAGCTGAACAAGGGCCAGGTTCAGGCCTGGGCGCTGAACCGCTATTATTACCAGAGCACTATCCCGCTCAAGGATGCGGTGGTGCTGAGCCGGTTTCGCGATCGGCAGATACGGCTCGAATGGCGGCACCGGATCGAGGACCATGACGGTTCGTTTGACAGCGAAGGCGGGATCGAACGCTGGCTGCAACTGACCGACGGTCTGGGACTGGACCGGGCTTACGTTGAATCGACGGATGGCATTCTGGCGGCAACACGGTTCGCGGTCGACGCCTATGTGCATTTCGTTCGCGACAAGACTCCGCTCGAGGCCGTTGCTTCGTCGCTGACCGAGCTGTTCGCGCCAAACCTGCATGAAGAGCGGATCGCCGGCATGTTGCAGCATTACGACTTCATCAGCCCGGCGGTGATGACCTATTTCAAGCGGCGTCTGGATCAGGCGCCGCGCGATGCCGAGTTCGCGCTAAATTATGTCATGGAACATGCCCGGACCCCGGCCGAACGCCAGGCGGTGTGCGGCGCGCTGACCTTCAAGACCGACTGTCTCTGGGTCCAGCAGGACGCGCTTTACCATGCCTATGTCACCGGCATGATCCCGGCGGGCGCCTTCCGGCCCGAGGCGGCGTGATGAATGCCGGCGTCCGCCCTGTCCGACCCATCATCACCGCGCAGTCGGTGCCGTTTCTGCCGCGCCATGTGATCCTGCGCCACGACAAGCTGCGGGCGCGCTGGCTGATCCTGGTGCCCGAGCGGGTGCTGGTGCCCGAAGACACGGCAGTCGCTGTGCTGCAACTCGTCGACGGACAGCGCAGTGTCGCCGACATCGCCGCGGAACTCGCCGCTGCTTACACTGCCCCGGTCGATCTGATCCTGGCTGACAGCATCGCGCTGTTGCAGGACCTGGCCGACAAGGGCTTCATGGCAACCGTATCGGAGCGCACATGACTGAGGTTTCCCTTCCCCCGGACGATGGCGATCCACCCGACGACGATTTCCAGCTGATCAACAAGGCCGGCGACGCCGAGCGCCATGACCATGGCATCCCGCTGGCGGTTCTGGCCGAACTGACCCATCGATGCCCGCTGCAATGTCCCTATTGCTCGAACCCGCTGGAACTCGAAAGTGCTTCCAACGAGCTCGGCACCGCGGATTGGCTGCGGGTGATCGAGGAGCTGGCCGAGATCGGCGTGCTGCAGATCCATTTTTCCGGCGGCGAGCCGACGGTGCGCAAGGATTTGGTGCAACTGGTGGCAAAGGCCACCGAGTGCGGACTCTATTCGAACCTCATCACCTCGGCTGTCATGCTCGACCGCGCCAAGCTGGCGGCATTGGCCGAGGCCGGGCTGAAACACGTGCAGATCAGCTTTCAGGGCGCCGAGTCCGGTGTCGCCGATCGGGTTGGCGGCTTCCGCAATGGCCATGCCAAGAAGCTGGCGGTGGCCGGATGGACCCGCGAACTGGATCTGCCGCTCACCGTCAATGCGGTGATGCACCGGCAAAACCTGCACCAGCTGCCAGACATCATCGAGATGGCCTATGAACTCGGCGCAGCAAGGATCGAGGTTGCCAATGTCCAGTATTACGGCTGGGCGCTAAAAAACCGCCAATCGCTGATGCCCAGTCCCGGGCAGGTCGACGACTGCGTGCGCGTGGTCGAGGAAGCCCGGGCGCGCCTTGAGGGTCAAATGGAGATCGATTTCGTCATTCCCGATTATTATGCACTGCGCCCGAAACAATGCATGGGCGGCTGGGGGCGGCAGTTCTTCAACATCTCGCCCGCCGGCAAGGTGCTGCCATGCCACGCCGCCGAAACCATCACCGATCTGCGTTTTGACTCTGTTCGTGACCATTCGCTGGCCTGGATCTGGGAGCATTCGCCGGCGTTCAACACCTATCGCGGCACCGGATGGATGCCCGATCCGTGCAAGAGTTGCGAATTCAAGGAAGTCGATTTCGGCGGTTGCCGCTGCCAGGCCTATGCGCTGACCGGCAATGCCGGAAACACCGACCCGGCTTGCGCCAAGTCGCCGCTGCACGCCGATATCTTTGCGCTCGCCGAAGCCGAATCTCTCGGCGATCAGAACCGGTTCGTGTACCGCAATTTCTCCGGCGGGCTCGAAGAAGTCGAATGACCAGTGACGGCTTCCATCTGGACGTCGGCGACGGTCACGCGATCTGGGTTGCGCCCTGGGGCAATCCGGACGGGGTGCCGGTGGTGTTTTTGCATGGCGGACCGGGCAGCGGCTGCGCGCCCTCGGCCCGTGGGCTGTTTGATGCCGCGCGATGCCGGGTGATCTTCATCGATCAGCGTGGCGCCGGGCGAAGCCTGCCCGCCCGCGCCCGCCATGCCAATACGACACAGCATCTGATCGAAGATATCGAACGCGTGCGCCAGTATCTCAAGATCGAGCGCTGGCTGGTTGTCGGCGGATCCTGGGGGGCGACGCTGGGCCTTGCCTATGCGCAGGCGCACCCGTCCCGGGTGACCGGGCTGGGGCTGCGGGCGGTGTTTCTGGGAACCAGGGCCGAGCTTGTCTGGGCGCTCGATACGGCCCTTGCAGCGTTTCATCCCGCGCTTCATCAGGCGCTCTACGCACCGCTGACCGAAGACGAACGCCGCGCGCCGCTGACCGCCATCTGGCAGCGGATTCTCGATCCCGATCCGGCGGTGCATACCGCCACGGTCCGCGCATTCTATCGGGCGGAACGGGCCTTGTCGGAATTGCATCCGGCTCAGCCGGGTCCCGACACGGATCATCTGCCGGCCAGCCCGTTCCTCGAAGCGCATTACTTCCTCAATGACTGCTTCCTGCCGCCCGATTCGCTCTTGCAAAGCGCGGCAAGTCTCGCGGGTATCCCCGGCATTCTGGTGCAAGCAAGGCTGGATCTGCTCTGTCCACCTGTGATGTCACATCGGCTGGCAGCGCTCTGGCCGGATTCAGAAATCCGGATGGTCGAGGCCGCAGGCCATTCCGTCGGGCACGAGCAGGTCTTCGCCGCCCTGCGTCAGGCGGTTTCGGACCTGACCGCCTGAGGCGTGACCTTGAAGGCGTCCGGTCTGGTCTGGAGTGCTGCCTGCAAGGTCGCAGCAGACCCCAACACCACCACGCCTGATCCGGACTGGGCCGCAGCCATCGCCTCGGCCAGCCGCGCCACATCGGCATCGCTGGAGCTCAAAATGCTCTCCAGGTCCGCCATACGGAAATCCTCTGTCATGCCCGTCAGATGCCGCTGAAACAGCGCCAGCATTTCGGCGCCCGCAGTCATGGGCCGGTCAAGCCGTGCCACCGCGCCGACGCGGTAGCGCTCCAGTGCATCCCCGCGCAAGCTGCGGGCGATCCAGGCCGGCGCTTCCGCCATCCTGTCGAGCGTTTGCAGCAATTGCGGATCGCGCGCCGAGATCTGGGTCAGCATGCCCGTGACCGGGTCGTGCCAGGCGCGCACCCCATAGGCGCCGCCGGCAACCCGCAGACTGTCCCAGAGCCAGCCGGTTTCAAGCGCATGCGCCGCCAGTGCCAGCGGCAGAGCCGGGTCCAGCTGTAATGACTGGCCGACGGTGTTGACAGGAAGGGCCACGGGGATCGCTTCGCGAACAGCGGGGTGTGCAAGTGGTGGCGGCAGCTCAGCGCCGTCGGGGCGGCCAATGCGTGTCAGCAAACCGTCCCAGTCGATCTCTTGCCCGCCGCTGACCGCCAGTCGCAGCCGGCTCTGCCCAAGCGCCTTTTCGCGCAAGGAAAGCAGTGAGGCGTGCAGCCGCTCCGGATCTCCCAGCTCAAACCGCCGCAGGGCGTCCTGGGTAGACAATCCGCGCATCATCTCGTTTGCCGCCCCCGCCGGACCGGAGGCGGCGCGCAGCCGCAAATCGGCAAGGATATGTCCGGCCCCCGCGGGCCGTGCGTCGGTGAGCGCAATTTCCTCGGCAAGCAGCGTCATGAGTGTTACCGGGTCCGGCAAGGGGCCGCAGGCAGCCGCTTCCAGCTGCGCCGCCAATGTTCCGGCCTTGGCCGGCAGCGCCTTGCCACGCAGGATCAGACAGGTGCCGAGCTTTCCTCCCGGTCCGGCCCCGGCCCAAAGCAAAGTCTCAAGCCCGCCGCGGCCGAGGCAGCGGGCCAAGAGCGGGGTCAGGGCGAGCTCCGCTTGCGTCAGCGCGGAAAGATCTAGCCCGAGGTCTGCCCGCAGCACATCGTCACGCGGCGCAATATCGAGGATTCGTCCTTCTACCTGTGCAGAGAACTGACGCAGCCGCCGCGGCAGGCTGGCCGGCGACAATACAGGCAGGGGGCTCGTGGGTGACGCTGAAACCGTGATTCTGGTGGTTGGCGGCCGCTGGACCCGTGCCTCAGCGGACCGAGCGTGACCGTCAGCCTATGCGGGTTGTCACACAGATCACGGGAGATCATCGCGCGCATGATGTCGCCATTGCCGAGCCGGTGTCGGAACCGGCCAAGTTCAGACGCAAAACCCAACTCGGCCAGCGGGTCGCCGCCGTGCCGCCAGGATCCCAGCACCCGGTGCAACACAGCCAGTCCACGTGCTTCGCGCAGTTGCAACTCCAAAGTTTCTGCCGCCTCCCGCACCAGATCTATGGGCAGCGTCGCCGCGGCCTCGGCAAGGGCTTGGTTGACCTGTGCATCCGCGGTTTCGGCTGCAAGGTTGTCCAGCACGAGCCGGAAGGCTGCTGGCGGCAGGTCCGCTGTCAGCCCGCCACCTGCACCGAGCAATGGCAGGCGATCACGCAAGAACCCATTTGGTCGGGAGCTCAAGGCGAGGTCGAGACAGGGCCAGCCAAAACGCCCCAGCGCATTCTCGGGCGCAAACGCCCAGGCCACGCCGACAGGTGCTTTCGCGGCGCCGGACGGGTGTGGCACGACCAGGCGGCGCGGCGCGGTGATTTTTGGCAGGACAATGCGGGGCAATGGGTCGCGGCGGCCCTGTCCGGCAAACGCCCGGTCGATCTGCTCCAATCGCTTCGCCAGATCAACCGGGCCAGCGAGGAAAATCCGCGCATGGCTGGGGTGATAAAAGCGCGCATGAAAAGCCTGGATCGCAGCAACCGAGATCGCGCCGATCAGCTCAGGATCGCCGCCATGATCGTGTGCGTAGACGCTGCCCGGATGCAGTCCCCGGCGCAATTCATCCTGCACGCAGTTGACTGCCGAGGCGCGATGGCCTTCGACCTCGCTTTGCAGAACGCGCTTTTCCTCCTCCAGATGCTCCGGCCGCAGCAATGGATGCAGCACCGCATCGAGAAGCACCTCGACAAGATTGGCGAAATCCTCCTCGTTGGGGCTGGCAAGGTGATAGATGGTGCGATCGGGCAGGGTCGAGGCGTTCAGCGCCGATTGCATGCTGCCTTGTTGCAGCGCCGCGTAGAGATTGCTCGCCGGAAACCGCCGCGAGCCGCGAAAGATCATGTGTTCGAGCAGATGCGCAATGCCGCTGGAATCCGGTGGCAAGGTGTCGAAACACACCGCAAACACCCGTTCCACGTCATCGCATAGCAGAACCAGCACATCCGCGCCGGTCGCGTGATGGCGAAATCGCGACGCGACGGCTTCATATTCCGGCAATCGCGCTTCGGACTGCAATGCGAAGGCGTGATGGTGTTCGGGCAACGGCTGATCCTGATCCGGTGACAGGGCCGCCCCAGCCTAGTTCACTCTTGCTCCATCGCAAAAATAAATTCCGCTTTCGCCGAATGCCGATATGGCAACAGGCGGTTCCGGCAGCTGCATTGGGTGGAAGGCATCGAAATCGGCCCGCCAAACTTTTTGCGGGGATCGATGTGTTGGCGGTTGGATGGGCTCACATGGTCGTGCCCGGAATGGGCTGTAAAACCGCGGAAGAGCCATGACCGGGATGCATGGCTGCTTTCCCACTTTGGCAATTTATTGCGATGCAATATCAGGCTATCAAGGTGGCCTATCAAGGAGACGTCACATGTCCGCTTCCCGTCAGAACCGCGTAAGCCGCTTTTTCAGCGCCGCTGCAAGTTCCATCGATTTCGCATTCCAGGCAGACCGTCTCGCGCGCACACCGGAAGATGTGTTCACCGCGCGCGGAACGACCCGCCAGCAGGCCATCCGCGATCTCATCGCACGGACTTGAGTTCCTGCGGATTTTGAGATCTTCCAGGCTCGGCGATCAGATCACGACCCGGGTGTCGTGAGTTCCGAAACCCTGTTTGCGGGTCCTGCATTCAACATTTCCTGAATTTGCGCGTTTCCATGGATGCAGGGACACCGGGCGGTAACTTATTTTACCGCTCGATTGTCACGGCATGGATCAGACGCATCCTGACTGTTGTTCCCGATCCAGTGCTATTTGCCGAGTGTGGTTGTGAACCGTTGTTTGGACCGTTCGACATGGCGAAAGAACGCCTCCTGGGCGCGTTCGCGGTTGCCTGAAGCCAGGGCGTCGACCATTTCCCTGTGCTCGTGATTGGAAACCGCCAAGCCGCCCGCCTGCACCAGTCCGCGGGCACGACACAGATGCAGCTTGTTGACCAGGCTCTGGTATTCGCGGGCCAGCATGCTGTTGTTGGTCGATCTGATCAGGAAATCATGAAACTCGAGATTGAGCGGATAGTAGCGGTCAAAATCGCGCTCCTGCGCGATCTCGTCCATTTCCACCAGATATTCGTTCAGGCGGGCCAGCATCGCGTCCGTCACCAGATCGGTGAGCAAACGGCCGGCCAGCCCGAACAGGGCGGCGCGGATGTCATAGATCTCGAGCGCTTCCTTGGGAGAGATCGACCGGACGAACACACCCCGGTTGCGGATGGCGTCCACCAGGCCCTTCGCCTGCAGGCTGCGCGTGGCTTCCCGCAGGGGCCCGCGGCTGGTGCCGAACCGGGCTGACAACTGGATCTCGTTCAGGCGTTCGCCCGGCTTGAGCTCCCCGGTCAGAATAAGATGCTCAAGCTCGCGTTCAAGCGCCCCCGTCAGGGAAGACGTGCGCAAGACTTGCAAATCATTTTGCGCTGTTTGACTTGATGTACTGTTTTCCATCGAACTCTCCATGCGCGGTATGTAGACAATTTACATTGGCCGATAAAGTGTTATGTCTTGCTCCTCACAATTTCCCTGATTGACTCGACAACCGCCTGCGTCACAGCGGCGGTGTTGGCCTGTCCGCCCATATCGGGCGTATGGGGCCCGGACTGGCAAACCGAACCGACTGCCTCCATCAGAACGGCCGCCGCTGCAGTCTCTCCAAGATGGTCGAGCATCATGCTGGCGGTCCAGAATGCACCGATCGGATTGGAAATGCCCTTGCCGGTGATGTCGAAAGCCGAGCCGTGGATAGGTTCGAACATCGATGGCGCTTCGCCCGTCGGATTAAGGTTGGCGGTTGCGCCGTTGCCCAGGCTGCCGGTGAGCGCGGAAGCAAGGTCAGACAGGATGTCGGCATGCAGGTTGGTCGCCAGGATGGTGTCGTATCTCCCGGGCGTGGTGACCATCTTGGCTGCCATCGCGTCAACCAGCATCCAGTCTGTATCGAGCTCCGGATAGTCCGCCAGAACCTTGCGGCAAACCTGATCCCACAGCACCATCCCATGGCGTTGCGCGTTGGACTTGGTAACCACGGTCAACCGCTTGCGGGGCCGCTTCATGGCAAGATCGCAGGCGTGACGGGCAATCCGCTCGATGCCCGCGCGGGTGAAGACCGACACATCCATGGCCAGTTCCAGCGGCAGTGCCGCATGCGCCCGGCCACCGACACCGGCATATTCGCCTTCGGAATTCTCCCTTACGATGACCCAGTCGATCTGTGAGCCAAGTTCGGGAAGCAGCGGCCCGCGCATTCCCGGCAGAAGCCTTGTCGGCCGGACATTGGCGTATTGGTCGAGGCCCTGGCAAATGGCAAGGCGCAATTCCCAAAGCGTGATGTGGTCGGCAATGTCGGGCGCGCCGACGGCGCCAAAGAAGATGGCGTCAAATCCGCGCAGGGTCTCAACGCCATCGGCGGGCATCATCTGGCCGGTGTTCCGGTAAAGCTCCGAGCCCCAGTCGAAGCTCTCCGCCTCGATCTGGAAATCGCCAAGATTTTCCGACAGTGCGGCCAGCACATCGAGCCCTGCAGAGACCACTTCGGGTCCGATTCCATCGCCCCCGATGGCTGCAATGCGGTGTTTACGCATTCGGTACATCCATTCCGGCAAGTATGCCCTCGATCATTTGCGACTGGCTCGCGGTTCCACGGATATCCGGGGTTCGGGTGGCCGGGTCGGACAATGCGGCATCTATTCCCTGCTTCATCAGCTCGGACGCCTGGACGGCCGATTCCAGCCCGTGACGCCGGCCAAGCCAGTCAAACAACATGCGGGTGGATTCGATCATGGCGAAGGGATTGGCGATGTTCTTGCCGGCAATGTCCGGCGCCGAGCCGTGCGTTGCCTGCGCCATGGCGATCGAACCGCGTCCGATGCACAGACCCGGGGCCATTCCGAGACCGCCGACGAGGCCGGCGGCCTCATCCGTGAGAATGTCGCCAAACATGTTGGTGGTGACAATGGTGTCGAAACTCTGCGGGTCACGCACCAGCCGCATCGCCATCGTGTCGACGATGACTTCGTCAACGGTCACGTCGGGGAAGTCTTTCGCAACTTCATAGCAGCTGTCGACAAACATGCCGCAACCGAGCTTGTACACCGTGTTCTTGTGAACAAGGGTCAGCCGCTTCTTGCGGGCGCGGGCAATTTCGAATGCGGCCCGTGCCACTTTCGAAGACCCTTCGACGGTGATCACACGCACGGAAATCGTCACATCATGGGTGGGGCGGAATTCGCCGGACCCCATCACAACATTTCTGTCCGGCTGGAAGCCTTCATTGTTTTCCCGGACGATGACCATGTCGATGTCATCATGCAGACAGCCGATGTCGGGGAAGGAACGGGTCGGCCGGACATTGGCGAACAGGTCAAAGCGTTTGCGCAGGATCGGATGCGGATTGATCGCTTCGGGAACTTTCGGATATTCCCGATGTCCGATCGGACCGAGAATCCAGCCGTCCAGTCCACCCAGTGTTTCCAGCGTCCCCTCGGGCATTGTATGTCCGAGTTGATCAAGCGCACGGCGACCGATGGGAACATCGACCCATTCGATTTTCAAACCTGTGACCGCCGCGGCGGCCTTGGCGATCTGGACCGATGCCGGGACGACTTCGTGGCCGATGTCATCGCCCTCGAGAACACCGATCCTGAGATGGTCTTTTGTTGCTGTTTGCGTCATCTTCAGCCCGCCTTTGCCTGGTCGGTTGTGCGGCCGGCCGAGACACGGGCGACGTCGGCGACACTGGAGAGATTTTCCAGATTCCAGGAAATCGCCAGCAATTCGCGCGCCGCGTCCTCACCGATCACCAGAGCCGACTGGGTGACGAACTTGTCATCAACCTGGTCATCGGTCAGCGGCACATCCTTCGAGCCCAGCGCCCGCTCGATATGCTTGCGCAGGGTGGAGCCGTCCTCGAAGGTTACGTCGATGGTCACCGACGCTTCGTGGCATTCCGGATCCGCAGTGGCCGAAATCCGGTCGCGCAGCGCTGTGATCTCCGGCTGGTTCACCATTTCGTCGGTGAAGGCGGTCGGGGCGCCGTCACCCTTGAGCAATGCCGCGGCAGCCGAATGATAGACGCTGAACTTTCCTTCAAGGCCGGTGCGAGGCGTTTTCTTTCCGGTGAGTTCCAGCACCAGCGGATGGGTGGTCAGGTGGACCGACTTGATGGCGTTGACCCGGTCACCGATGTCGGCGCGGATCTGCTGGCAACCGTCAATTGTCGGGTGGATCACGATGCCGCAAGCATAGGGCTTGTAGCTGTTGAGCGCGGATTCCCAGCGGGTGCCGAGATCGTCGAGGATCTCGGAATAATCCTGTTTTGTCGAGGTGACATTGGCAAAGCCGCGCGGTGCTTCGATGGCCCGTTCGGAACTGTCGAAATTGGCTTCGGCGAGCAGAGCCGAGGTCAATCCGTTCTGTGCGGCGCGTCCGGGGTGGAAGCTCTTGGTCATGGTCCCGAACATCTCGCGCAAGCCCGAAGACTGGGTTGCGGCAAGTCCGAAGGCCCAGCGCATCTGCTGCTTGGACAGGCCGATCGCCTTGCCGGTGGCCGCTGCCGCACCGAAGACACCGGCGGTTCCGGTGATGTGCCAGCCGCGATCATAGTGATTGGGATAGACCGCATTGCCGATCCGGCATTCGACCTCGATGCCGACGATGAGTGCAGTCAGAAAATCCTCGCCGGACATCGGACGGAGTTCGGCAAGCGCCAGCAAGGCCGAAGCGACCGGTCCGGCGGGGTGGATGATGGTCTTGAGATGCGTGTCGTCGAAATCAAGCACATGGGAGGTGATGCCATTCAGAAGCGCGGCATGAAGGGCGTCGAGCTGTT
This window harbors:
- a CDS encoding isocitrate/isopropylmalate dehydrogenase family protein, with translation MTQTATKDHLRIGVLEGDDIGHEVVPASVQIAKAAAAVTGLKIEWVDVPIGRRALDQLGHTMPEGTLETLGGLDGWILGPIGHREYPKVPEAINPHPILRKRFDLFANVRPTRSFPDIGCLHDDIDMVIVRENNEGFQPDRNVVMGSGEFRPTHDVTISVRVITVEGSSKVARAAFEIARARKKRLTLVHKNTVYKLGCGMFVDSCYEVAKDFPDVTVDEVIVDTMAMRLVRDPQSFDTIVTTNMFGDILTDEAAGLVGGLGMAPGLCIGRGSIAMAQATHGSAPDIAGKNIANPFAMIESTRMLFDWLGRRHGLESAVQASELMKQGIDAALSDPATRTPDIRGTASQSQMIEGILAGMDVPNA
- a CDS encoding alpha/beta fold hydrolase → MTSDGFHLDVGDGHAIWVAPWGNPDGVPVVFLHGGPGSGCAPSARGLFDAARCRVIFIDQRGAGRSLPARARHANTTQHLIEDIERVRQYLKIERWLVVGGSWGATLGLAYAQAHPSRVTGLGLRAVFLGTRAELVWALDTALAAFHPALHQALYAPLTEDERRAPLTAIWQRILDPDPAVHTATVRAFYRAERALSELHPAQPGPDTDHLPASPFLEAHYFLNDCFLPPDSLLQSAASLAGIPGILVQARLDLLCPPVMSHRLAALWPDSEIRMVEAAGHSVGHEQVFAALRQAVSDLTA
- a CDS encoding MmgE/PrpD family protein, translating into MSSHTHIATNAEVPDVTRQLVDWIVDIKGSHISAEVRREGLRTFVNWVGCAVGGARHETVDRALAAVSPFSGKASSTVLGRPEQLDALHAALLNGITSHVLDFDDTHLKTIIHPAGPVASALLALAELRPMSGEDFLTALIVGIEVECRIGNAVYPNHYDRGWHITGTAGVFGAAAATGKAIGLSKQQMRWAFGLAATQSSGLREMFGTMTKSFHPGRAAQNGLTSALLAEANFDSSERAIEAPRGFANVTSTKQDYSEILDDLGTRWESALNSYKPYACGIVIHPTIDGCQQIRADIGDRVNAIKSVHLTTHPLVLELTGKKTPRTGLEGKFSVYHSAAAALLKGDGAPTAFTDEMVNQPEITALRDRISATADPECHEASVTIDVTFEDGSTLRKHIERALGSKDVPLTDDQVDDKFVTQSALVIGEDAARELLAISWNLENLSSVADVARVSAGRTTDQAKAG
- a CDS encoding insulinase family protein; this translates as MPEHHHAFALQSEARLPEYEAVASRFRHHATGADVLVLLCDDVERVFAVCFDTLPPDSSGIAHLLEHMIFRGSRRFPASNLYAALQQGSMQSALNASTLPDRTIYHLASPNEEDFANLVEVLLDAVLHPLLRPEHLEEEKRVLQSEVEGHRASAVNCVQDELRRGLHPGSVYAHDHGGDPELIGAISVAAIQAFHARFYHPSHARIFLAGPVDLAKRLEQIDRAFAGQGRRDPLPRIVLPKITAPRRLVVPHPSGAAKAPVGVAWAFAPENALGRFGWPCLDLALSSRPNGFLRDRLPLLGAGGGLTADLPPAAFRLVLDNLAAETADAQVNQALAEAAATLPIDLVREAAETLELQLREARGLAVLHRVLGSWRHGGDPLAELGFASELGRFRHRLGNGDIMRAMISRDLCDNPHRLTVTLGPLRHGSSGRQPPESRFQRHPRAPCLYCRRPACRGGCVSSLHR
- a CDS encoding FCD domain-containing protein; this translates as MRTSSLTGALERELEHLILTGELKPGERLNEIQLSARFGTSRGPLREATRSLQAKGLVDAIRNRGVFVRSISPKEALEIYDIRAALFGLAGRLLTDLVTDAMLARLNEYLVEMDEIAQERDFDRYYPLNLEFHDFLIRSTNNSMLAREYQSLVNKLHLCRARGLVQAGGLAVSNHEHREMVDALASGNRERAQEAFFRHVERSKQRFTTTLGK
- a CDS encoding tartrate dehydrogenase translates to MRKHRIAAIGGDGIGPEVVSAGLDVLAALSENLGDFQIEAESFDWGSELYRNTGQMMPADGVETLRGFDAIFFGAVGAPDIADHITLWELRLAICQGLDQYANVRPTRLLPGMRGPLLPELGSQIDWVIVRENSEGEYAGVGGRAHAALPLELAMDVSVFTRAGIERIARHACDLAMKRPRKRLTVVTKSNAQRHGMVLWDQVCRKVLADYPELDTDWMLVDAMAAKMVTTPGRYDTILATNLHADILSDLASALTGSLGNGATANLNPTGEAPSMFEPIHGSAFDITGKGISNPIGAFWTASMMLDHLGETAAAAVLMEAVGSVCQSGPHTPDMGGQANTAAVTQAVVESIREIVRSKT